A DNA window from Kitasatospora atroaurantiaca contains the following coding sequences:
- a CDS encoding amidohydrolase family protein — protein MFDSHLHIVDPRFPLVANAGYLPEAFTVADYLQRVRTLGVTGGAVVSGSFQAFDQSYLVDALARLGPGFVGVTQLPATASDRQILDLDAAGVRAIRFNLYRGGSEGPARLDRLARRVFDLAGWHTELYVDAADLPGLEPVLTALPKVSIDHLGMSEAGRGALLRLVEAGLRVKATGFGRVRLDVPATLRAIHAADPGALMAGTDLPSTRAARPFADADLALLVDALGEEAAEAVLVTNARDFYGVGA, from the coding sequence ATGTTCGACAGTCACCTGCACATCGTCGATCCCCGGTTCCCGCTGGTGGCGAACGCCGGCTACCTGCCCGAGGCCTTCACGGTCGCCGACTACCTGCAGCGCGTCCGCACCCTCGGGGTCACCGGCGGGGCCGTCGTCTCCGGCTCCTTCCAGGCCTTCGACCAGTCCTACCTGGTCGACGCGCTGGCCCGGCTGGGCCCGGGCTTCGTCGGGGTGACCCAGCTCCCGGCCACCGCCTCCGACCGGCAGATCCTCGACCTGGACGCCGCCGGAGTCCGGGCGATCCGCTTCAACCTCTACCGCGGCGGCTCCGAGGGGCCCGCCCGGCTCGACCGCCTGGCCCGCCGCGTCTTCGACCTGGCCGGCTGGCACACCGAGCTGTACGTCGACGCCGCGGACCTGCCCGGCCTGGAGCCGGTGCTGACCGCGCTGCCCAAGGTCAGCATCGACCATCTGGGCATGTCGGAGGCCGGGCGCGGCGCACTGCTGCGGCTGGTGGAGGCCGGCCTGCGGGTGAAGGCCACGGGCTTCGGCCGGGTCCGCCTGGACGTGCCCGCCACCCTCAGGGCGATCCACGCCGCCGACCCCGGCGCGCTGATGGCCGGCACCGACCTGCCCTCCACCCGGGCCGCGCGTCCGTTCGCCGACGCCGACCTCGCTCTCCTGGTCGACGCCCTCGGGGAGGAGGCCGCCGAGGCGGTCCTGGTCACCAACGCCCGTGACTTCTACGGCGTGGGCGCCTGA
- a CDS encoding APC family permease, producing MSSPSGNAAPSTGAPATGSGAGEKGLKGNALGLFSSVAIGLASTAPAYSLAATLGLIVVGVGLQAPIITMMAFIPMLLIAYAYKELNASDPDCGTTFVWGARAFGPRTGWMGGWGIVFADIIVMANLAQIAGIYGFRLFGLDSLAENTTWTTLAGVAWIVVMTLICYIGIEISAALQRWLLCIEVAVLILFSVTALVKAYGSNPPETAIHIDASWFNPFNVPSASALTSGILAAVFIYWGWDTAVSVNEETADSARTPGRAAVISTVLLLLIYGLVSTSAQAFAGVGTEGIGLANPDNEGDVLSGLGDAIFGTTGFGWFLNKLLIFMVLTSSAASTQTTILPTARTTFSMAAHKAIPSQFARVHRRFLTPTWSTLGMGLASIAFYVLLTAISGNVLTDSIASVGLGIAFYYGLTGFACLWYYRRVLTRSVRDFVFKGLLPGLGGLSLLYFFCYGAFDVYADPEYGATSIDLPIFGETGGVTVIGIGALVIGFVLMLIQWAVQGSWFRYPDVPKTAADPADAP from the coding sequence GTGTCGAGTCCTTCCGGCAATGCGGCACCTTCCACGGGGGCCCCGGCGACCGGTTCGGGCGCGGGCGAGAAGGGCCTCAAGGGCAACGCGCTCGGCCTCTTCTCCTCGGTGGCCATCGGCCTGGCCTCGACCGCGCCCGCGTACAGCCTGGCCGCGACCCTCGGCCTGATCGTGGTCGGCGTCGGCCTCCAGGCACCGATCATCACGATGATGGCGTTCATCCCGATGCTGCTCATCGCGTACGCCTACAAGGAGCTCAACGCCTCCGACCCCGACTGCGGGACCACCTTCGTCTGGGGCGCCAGGGCGTTCGGGCCGCGGACGGGCTGGATGGGCGGCTGGGGCATCGTCTTCGCCGACATCATCGTCATGGCGAACCTGGCTCAGATCGCCGGCATCTACGGCTTCCGGCTCTTCGGCCTGGACTCGCTCGCCGAGAACACCACCTGGACCACCCTGGCCGGTGTGGCGTGGATCGTCGTGATGACCCTGATCTGCTACATCGGCATCGAGATCTCCGCCGCCCTGCAGCGCTGGCTGCTGTGCATCGAGGTCGCGGTACTGATCCTGTTCTCGGTCACCGCCCTGGTCAAGGCCTACGGCAGCAACCCGCCGGAGACCGCGATCCACATCGACGCCTCCTGGTTCAACCCCTTCAACGTGCCCTCGGCCAGTGCCCTGACCTCGGGGATCCTGGCGGCCGTGTTCATCTACTGGGGTTGGGACACCGCCGTCTCGGTCAACGAGGAGACCGCCGACAGCGCGCGCACCCCCGGGCGGGCGGCGGTCATCTCGACCGTCCTGCTGCTGCTCATCTACGGCCTGGTCTCCACGTCCGCCCAGGCCTTCGCCGGGGTCGGCACGGAGGGCATCGGACTGGCCAACCCCGACAACGAAGGGGACGTGCTCTCCGGGCTGGGCGATGCGATCTTCGGCACCACGGGGTTCGGCTGGTTCCTCAACAAGCTGCTGATCTTCATGGTGCTGACCTCGTCCGCAGCCTCCACCCAGACCACCATCCTGCCCACGGCCCGCACGACGTTCTCGATGGCCGCGCACAAGGCCATCCCCTCGCAGTTCGCGCGGGTGCACCGCAGGTTCCTCACCCCGACCTGGTCCACCCTCGGCATGGGGCTGGCCTCGATCGCCTTCTACGTCCTGCTGACGGCGATCAGCGGCAACGTCCTCACCGACTCCATCGCCTCGGTCGGCCTGGGCATCGCCTTCTACTACGGCCTCACCGGTTTCGCCTGCCTCTGGTACTACCGCCGGGTCCTGACCCGGAGCGTCCGTGACTTCGTGTTCAAGGGCCTGCTCCCGGGCCTCGGCGGGCTGAGCCTGCTGTACTTCTTCTGCTACGGGGCCTTCGACGTCTACGCCGACCCCGAGTACGGCGCCACCTCGATCGACCTGCCGATCTTCGGAGAAACCGGTGGCGTGACCGTCATCGGCATCGGTGCCCTGGTGATCGGCTTCGTGCTGATGCTGATTCAGTGGGCCGTCCAGGGTTCCTGGTTCCGCTACCCGGACGTCCCGAAGACCGCGGCGGACCCGGCCGACGCGCCCTGA
- a CDS encoding phosphatidylinositol-specific phospholipase C, whose protein sequence is MDLTDTPISRRTFARSTVVLAAVGAGLGPSVQPARAADVPGGADWLGAVSSDTYLSQLTVPGTHDTCSLYGGAITQTQTLSLPDQLAAGVRFLDIRCRAIDGVFAIHHGSFFQHIFFGDVLNLCRAFLAQHPGETLLMRVKQEYSTVPAADFAAIFAGYRSKWPDLFWAEDRVPRLGEVRGRVVVLADSSGLPGIPWGGGRMDIEDDYQIGTIFELNSRKWPEVSAHLNAARASSDPQRLFLTFTSSSGWGLWPQQAAQAIAPKLSGYVSALNAATRPHLGTVPMDFVTPATVRPLYALNFAG, encoded by the coding sequence ATGGACTTGACGGACACTCCGATCAGTCGGCGCACCTTCGCCCGTTCGACAGTGGTCCTGGCCGCGGTAGGGGCCGGACTCGGCCCCTCGGTGCAGCCGGCCCGGGCCGCCGACGTACCCGGCGGCGCCGACTGGCTGGGTGCCGTCTCCTCCGACACGTACCTCTCGCAGCTCACCGTCCCGGGCACGCACGACACCTGCTCGCTCTACGGCGGTGCGATCACCCAGACCCAGACCCTCTCGCTCCCCGACCAACTCGCCGCGGGCGTAAGGTTCCTGGACATCAGATGCCGCGCGATCGACGGCGTCTTCGCGATCCACCACGGCTCGTTCTTCCAGCACATCTTCTTCGGTGACGTACTGAACCTCTGCCGGGCGTTCCTGGCCCAGCACCCCGGGGAGACCCTCCTGATGAGGGTCAAGCAGGAGTACTCGACCGTCCCCGCCGCGGACTTCGCGGCCATCTTCGCAGGTTACCGCTCGAAGTGGCCGGACCTGTTCTGGGCCGAGGACCGCGTCCCCCGGCTCGGCGAGGTGCGCGGCCGGGTCGTCGTCCTCGCCGACAGCTCCGGCCTGCCGGGCATCCCGTGGGGCGGCGGGCGCATGGACATCGAGGACGACTACCAGATCGGGACGATCTTCGAGCTCAACTCGCGGAAGTGGCCCGAGGTGTCCGCACACCTCAACGCGGCCCGCGCCTCGAGCGACCCGCAGCGGCTGTTCCTCACCTTCACCTCCTCCTCCGGCTGGGGCCTGTGGCCGCAGCAGGCCGCGCAGGCCATCGCCCCCAAGCTCAGCGGCTACGTCTCGGCCCTGAACGCCGCCACCCGCCCGCACCTGGGCACCGTGCCGATGGACTTCGTCACCCCCGCCACCGTCCGGCCGCTGTACGCGCTGAACTTCGCCGGCTGA
- a CDS encoding transglycosylase domain-containing protein, whose amino-acid sequence MSSSHSGSFVHKTRLTARFLSVSAVAGVLTAGLALPAVGSLGLGAKNAVEDFDSLPDDFTAPPLSQSSTVYNADGGVIATMYYRDRTVVPSDQISPVMKAALVDIEDNRFYEHGAVDLKGMLRAINKNAASGSVSQGASTLTQQYVKNVFVDKAGDDPQAVLAAQAQTVGRKVKEMKYAIKLEETLSKDEILTNYLNITFFGEQAYGIEAAAQRYFSVHASELTLPQAALLAGLVQSPTGYDPIANPENAKARRDTVLRKMAQYGTITQAQAAEAIARPLDLKVSRPRQGCITADQGAGFFCDYVHKVIVSDPAFGATSADRQALWKHGGLQIHTTLDPKAQAALQKSVTSHVYASDKAATAMTVVQPGTGKIVAMGQSRPYGFAANQTQINLNVTKAMGGGLGFPTGSTFKPIVAAAALENGITPAQSYPSPYSMAWPAMKDCKGGRFPESGEVHNDAKSLYGPFTMAPAMAQSVNTYFASLEADTGLCNVVQMANRLGITQQAGGEKLSAVPSMALGSNDLTPLEMANVYATFAAHGTYCTPTAITSVTTADGKPLPVPASRCGEVMSAHTADALTTMLKGVVQDGTGTKAGLGDRDSAGKTGTTNAGKQVWFVGYTPELSGATVVSDTDHPTSLDGQSIGGEIVDQAFGGTLAGPIWRDAMSGALEDTTPGRLAQVPLQ is encoded by the coding sequence ATGTCTTCGTCGCACTCGGGCTCCTTCGTACACAAGACCCGCCTCACCGCCAGATTCCTCAGCGTCAGCGCCGTCGCCGGCGTGCTCACCGCCGGGCTCGCCCTGCCCGCGGTCGGCAGTCTCGGCCTGGGGGCGAAGAACGCCGTCGAGGACTTCGACAGCCTGCCGGACGACTTCACCGCTCCCCCGCTCTCGCAGTCCTCCACCGTCTACAACGCGGACGGCGGCGTGATCGCCACCATGTACTACCGGGACCGCACGGTCGTGCCGAGCGACCAGATCTCCCCGGTGATGAAGGCGGCCCTGGTGGACATCGAGGACAACCGGTTCTACGAGCACGGCGCGGTCGACCTCAAGGGCATGCTGCGCGCGATCAACAAGAACGCGGCCAGCGGCTCGGTCTCGCAGGGGGCTTCCACACTCACCCAGCAGTACGTGAAGAACGTCTTCGTGGACAAGGCGGGTGACGATCCGCAGGCGGTGCTCGCGGCGCAGGCACAGACCGTCGGCCGCAAGGTCAAGGAGATGAAGTACGCGATCAAGCTGGAGGAGACCCTCAGCAAGGACGAGATCCTCACCAACTACCTGAACATCACCTTCTTCGGCGAGCAGGCCTACGGGATCGAGGCGGCCGCCCAGCGGTACTTCAGCGTCCACGCCAGCGAGCTGACGCTCCCTCAGGCTGCCCTGCTGGCCGGGCTGGTGCAGTCACCGACGGGCTACGACCCGATCGCCAACCCCGAGAATGCCAAGGCACGGCGTGACACCGTGCTGCGCAAGATGGCGCAGTACGGCACCATCACCCAGGCCCAGGCGGCCGAGGCGATCGCCCGCCCGCTCGACCTCAAGGTCAGCCGTCCGCGGCAGGGCTGCATCACCGCCGACCAGGGCGCGGGCTTCTTCTGCGACTACGTGCACAAGGTGATCGTCAGCGACCCGGCGTTCGGCGCCACTTCGGCCGATCGCCAGGCGCTGTGGAAGCACGGCGGCCTGCAGATCCACACCACGCTCGACCCCAAGGCGCAGGCCGCCCTGCAGAAGTCCGTCACCAGCCATGTGTACGCCTCCGACAAGGCGGCCACCGCGATGACGGTGGTGCAGCCGGGCACCGGGAAGATCGTCGCGATGGGCCAGAGCCGCCCGTACGGGTTCGCCGCCAACCAGACCCAGATCAACCTCAACGTCACCAAGGCGATGGGCGGCGGTCTCGGCTTCCCGACCGGCTCGACCTTCAAGCCGATCGTGGCCGCCGCCGCGCTGGAGAACGGCATCACACCCGCCCAGTCGTACCCCTCCCCCTACAGCATGGCCTGGCCGGCCATGAAGGACTGCAAGGGCGGCAGGTTCCCGGAGAGCGGCGAGGTGCACAACGACGCCAAGTCGCTGTACGGGCCGTTCACCATGGCACCCGCCATGGCGCAGTCGGTCAACACCTACTTCGCCTCGCTGGAGGCGGACACCGGCCTGTGCAACGTGGTGCAGATGGCCAACAGACTCGGCATCACCCAGCAGGCCGGCGGCGAGAAGCTGAGCGCGGTGCCGTCCATGGCCCTCGGCAGCAACGACCTGACCCCGCTGGAGATGGCCAACGTCTACGCGACATTCGCCGCGCACGGCACCTACTGCACCCCGACCGCGATCACCTCGGTGACCACCGCCGACGGCAAGCCGCTTCCCGTCCCGGCGAGCAGGTGCGGCGAGGTGATGTCGGCGCACACCGCCGACGCCCTCACCACGATGCTCAAGGGCGTGGTCCAGGACGGCACCGGCACCAAGGCCGGTCTGGGCGACCGCGACAGCGCGGGCAAGACCGGTACCACCAACGCGGGCAAGCAGGTCTGGTTCGTCGGCTACACCCCGGAGTTGTCGGGCGCCACGGTGGTCAGCGACACCGACCACCCGACCTCGCTGGACGGGCAGAGCATCGGCGGTGAGATCGTCGACCAGGCCTTCGGCGGGACGCTGGCCGGGCCGATCTGGCGCGACGCCATGAGCGGTGCGCTCGAGGACACCACGCCGGGGAGGCTCGCTCAGGTGCCGTTGCAGTAG
- a CDS encoding acyclic terpene utilization AtuA family protein: protein MPAARLLPEGGRRLGRRAVLRIGNASGFYGDRFSAFREMLTGGPLDVLTGDYLAELTMLILARDRLKDPQLGYAKTFLRQMEECLGLAVDRGVRIVVNAGGLNPARLAEALDELAGKQGIAVRVGHVTGDDLLPRAEEFGLPTGLLAANAYLGAWGIAECLRAGAEIVVTGRVTDAALVAGPAAAHFGWGPQDLDALAGAVIAGHVLECGAQATGGNYAFFREHDVTTPGFPIAEIQADGSSVITKHPGTGGAVTTETVTAQLLYETGGARYAGPDVTARLDTVRLDQVGPDRVRISGVRGEAPPPALKVGLNRIGGWRNEVVFVLTGLDIDAKAALVQAQLEHALDPRPAELSWTLARTDHPDADTEEAASALLRLVVKDRDQRVVGRAVSTAAVELGLASYPGFHLTALPGPGAPYGVFEAAFVDARTVPHTAVLPDGTHRTVPPAMTTGELTPVEPPPPPQQLTAGPTRRAPLGLVAGARSGDKGGDANLGVWARSEPGWRWLAHTLTVQKIRELLPEAAGLQIERHLFPNLRAVNFTVTGLLGEGVAAQARFDPQAKALGEWLRARHLDIPEALL, encoded by the coding sequence ATGCCCGCTGCCAGGCTGCTGCCCGAAGGCGGGCGGCGGCTGGGGAGGCGTGCGGTGCTGCGGATCGGCAATGCGTCGGGGTTCTACGGGGACAGGTTCTCCGCGTTCCGGGAGATGCTCACCGGTGGGCCGCTGGATGTCCTCACCGGGGACTACCTGGCCGAGCTGACCATGCTGATCCTGGCCCGCGACCGGCTGAAGGATCCCCAACTCGGGTACGCCAAGACCTTTCTGCGCCAGATGGAGGAGTGCCTCGGCCTCGCCGTGGACCGGGGGGTGCGGATCGTGGTCAACGCCGGCGGGCTGAACCCGGCACGGCTGGCCGAGGCGCTGGACGAGTTGGCGGGCAAGCAGGGCATCGCCGTACGGGTCGGACACGTCACCGGTGACGATCTGCTGCCCCGCGCCGAGGAGTTCGGCCTGCCCACCGGTCTCCTGGCGGCCAACGCATACCTCGGTGCGTGGGGCATCGCGGAGTGCCTGCGGGCCGGCGCCGAGATCGTGGTGACCGGACGGGTCACCGACGCCGCGCTGGTGGCGGGCCCGGCGGCCGCGCACTTCGGCTGGGGGCCGCAGGACCTGGACGCCCTCGCGGGTGCGGTGATCGCCGGGCACGTCCTCGAGTGCGGAGCCCAGGCGACCGGCGGCAACTACGCCTTCTTCCGCGAGCACGACGTCACCACCCCCGGATTCCCGATCGCCGAGATCCAGGCCGACGGCAGCAGCGTCATCACCAAGCACCCGGGCACCGGCGGCGCCGTCACCACCGAGACCGTCACGGCCCAACTCCTGTACGAGACGGGAGGCGCACGCTACGCCGGGCCGGACGTGACGGCACGCCTGGACACCGTCCGCCTCGACCAGGTCGGCCCCGACCGGGTCAGGATCAGCGGCGTACGCGGCGAGGCCCCGCCGCCCGCGCTCAAGGTCGGCCTCAACCGGATCGGCGGCTGGCGGAACGAGGTCGTGTTCGTCCTCACCGGCCTGGACATCGACGCCAAAGCCGCGCTCGTCCAGGCCCAGTTGGAGCACGCGCTCGACCCTCGGCCGGCCGAGCTGAGCTGGACACTGGCCCGTACCGACCACCCCGACGCGGACACCGAGGAGGCCGCCTCCGCGCTGCTCCGGCTGGTGGTCAAGGACCGCGACCAGCGGGTCGTCGGACGGGCCGTCAGCACGGCTGCGGTCGAACTGGGCCTGGCGAGCTACCCCGGCTTCCACCTCACCGCGCTGCCCGGGCCCGGCGCGCCGTACGGGGTCTTCGAGGCGGCCTTCGTCGACGCGCGGACCGTACCGCACACGGCGGTCCTGCCGGACGGCACTCACCGTACGGTCCCCCCGGCAATGACGACCGGCGAGCTCACGCCCGTCGAACCGCCGCCGCCTCCACAGCAGTTGACGGCCGGGCCCACGCGTCGCGCGCCGCTCGGCCTGGTGGCGGGTGCCCGCAGCGGCGACAAGGGCGGCGACGCCAACCTGGGCGTCTGGGCCCGGAGCGAGCCCGGCTGGCGGTGGCTCGCCCACACCCTCACCGTCCAGAAGATCCGTGAACTCCTGCCGGAGGCAGCCGGCCTGCAGATCGAACGGCATCTGTTCCCCAACCTCAGGGCCGTGAACTTCACCGTCACCGGCCTGCTCGGCGAGGGCGTGGCCGCACAGGCCCGCTTCGATCCGCAGGCCAAGGCACTGGGGGAGTGGCTCCGCGCCCGCCATCTCGACATCCCGGAGGCCCTGCTGTGA
- a CDS encoding acyl-CoA carboxylase subunit beta: MTVLPTRLDQAGPDYAANRAAMLAKLADLDAEHAKALAGGGPKYVERHRSRGKLLPRERIELLIDPDSPFLELSPLAAWGSDYPVGAAMVTGIGVIEGTECVITANDATVRGGASNPWTLRKALRANEIALRNRLPLVNLVESGGADLPSQKEIFIPGGALFRDLTRLSAAGIPTVAVVFGNSTAGGAYVPGMSDHTVMVKDRAKVFLGGPPLVKMATGEEADDESLGGAEMHARTSGLADHFALDEPDALRIARRIVHRLHWRKSGPGPDLTAPPPKYDEDELLGIVPGDLKVPFDPREVIARIVDGSDFDEFKPMYGPSLATGWASLHGYPVGILANAQGVLFSAESQKAAQFIQLANQRDIPLLFLHNTTGYMVGQAYEQGGIIKHGAMMINAVSNSRVPHLSVLMGASYGAGHYGMCGRAYDPRFLFAWPSAKSAVMGPQQLAGVLSIVARQSAAAKGQPYDEDAAAAIRAMAEQQIEAESLPVFLSGRLYDDGVIDPRDTRTVLGICLSAIHSAPVEGARGYGVFRM, from the coding sequence GTGACCGTCCTCCCGACCCGTCTCGACCAGGCAGGCCCCGACTACGCGGCCAACCGCGCCGCGATGCTCGCCAAACTGGCCGATCTGGACGCCGAGCACGCCAAGGCGCTGGCCGGCGGCGGCCCCAAGTACGTGGAGCGGCACCGAAGTCGGGGCAAGCTGCTGCCGCGCGAGCGGATCGAGCTGCTCATCGACCCGGACTCGCCGTTCCTCGAGCTCTCCCCGCTCGCCGCGTGGGGCAGTGACTACCCGGTGGGCGCGGCCATGGTCACCGGCATCGGCGTGATCGAGGGCACCGAGTGCGTGATCACCGCCAACGACGCGACCGTACGCGGCGGCGCCAGCAACCCCTGGACCCTGCGCAAGGCCCTGCGCGCCAACGAGATCGCGCTGCGCAACCGCCTCCCGCTGGTCAACCTGGTCGAGTCCGGCGGTGCCGACCTGCCCAGCCAGAAGGAGATCTTCATCCCCGGCGGTGCGCTGTTCCGCGACCTCACCCGGCTCTCCGCCGCGGGGATCCCCACCGTCGCCGTCGTCTTCGGCAACTCCACGGCCGGCGGGGCGTACGTACCGGGCATGTCGGACCACACCGTGATGGTCAAGGACCGGGCCAAGGTCTTCCTCGGCGGCCCGCCGCTGGTGAAGATGGCCACCGGCGAGGAGGCCGACGACGAGTCGCTCGGCGGCGCCGAGATGCACGCCCGCACCTCGGGCCTGGCGGACCACTTCGCGCTGGACGAGCCGGACGCGCTGCGCATCGCCCGCCGCATCGTCCACCGCCTGCACTGGCGGAAGTCCGGCCCCGGGCCCGACCTCACCGCGCCGCCGCCCAAGTACGACGAGGACGAGCTGCTCGGCATCGTCCCCGGCGACCTCAAGGTGCCCTTCGACCCGCGCGAGGTGATCGCCCGGATCGTCGACGGCTCGGACTTCGACGAGTTCAAGCCGATGTACGGTCCCAGCCTCGCCACCGGCTGGGCGAGCCTGCACGGCTACCCCGTCGGCATCCTGGCCAACGCCCAGGGGGTGCTGTTCAGCGCCGAGTCGCAGAAGGCGGCCCAGTTCATCCAGCTCGCCAACCAGCGTGACATCCCGCTGCTCTTCCTGCACAACACCACCGGCTACATGGTCGGCCAGGCGTACGAGCAGGGCGGCATCATCAAGCACGGCGCGATGATGATCAACGCGGTCTCCAACAGCCGCGTCCCGCACCTGTCCGTCCTGATGGGCGCCTCGTACGGCGCCGGGCACTACGGGATGTGCGGGCGGGCCTACGACCCGCGCTTCCTGTTCGCCTGGCCGAGTGCCAAGTCGGCCGTGATGGGGCCGCAGCAGCTGGCGGGTGTGCTCTCGATCGTCGCCCGGCAGTCCGCGGCGGCGAAGGGGCAGCCGTACGACGAGGACGCGGCCGCGGCGATCCGGGCCATGGCCGAGCAGCAGATCGAGGCAGAGTCGCTGCCCGTCTTCCTCTCCGGGCGGCTCTACGACGACGGCGTCATCGACCCCCGCGACACCCGCACCGTGCTCGGCATCTGCCTCTCCGCGATCCACAGCGCCCCGGTCGAGGGCGCGCGCGGCTACGGCGTCTTCAGGATGTAG
- a CDS encoding acetyl/propionyl/methylcrotonyl-CoA carboxylase subunit alpha, whose amino-acid sequence MITSLLVANRGEIARRVFRTCRDLGIATVAVYSDPDAAAPHVREADTAVHLPGAAPADTYLRADLIVRAALEAGADAVHPGYGFLSESAEFARAVLAAGLTWIGPPPEAIAAMGSKTEAKRLMAAAGVPVLTVGAEPTEADLPLLVKAAAGGGGRGMRVVRELARLPEALAAARTEAAKAFGSDEVFCEPYLPTGRHVEVQLMADAHGTVWALGERDCSLQRRHQKVIEEAPAPGLDEALRAELHRAAVDAARAIGYTGAGTAEFLLAPDGRFYFLEMNTRLQVEHPVTECVTGLDLVALQLRVAEGERLPAEPPPVRGHAIEARLYAEDPGRDWQPQTGTLHRLELTGSQVEFTTTSEDTGLRLDSGVSNGTEVGVHYDAMLAKVIAWAPTRTAAARRLADALSRARIHGLATNRELLVAALRHPAFLEARVHTGFLTEHADGLAPGPGKHTPLAALAAALAEAATRRSPFPSGWRNLPSQPQLKRYRGDDGTEHEVRYRLLREGLSADGHPGTSFVSASPSRVTLRTDGLTRTFEIARYGSTVHVDSALGPVALTVVDRFPDPAAHHDPGALLAPMPGTVVRTAVAPGDTVTAGQALLWLEAMKMEHRVCAPADGLLTELRVSPGQQVELGALLAVVQPAE is encoded by the coding sequence ATGATCACATCCCTGCTGGTCGCCAACCGCGGCGAGATCGCCCGCCGGGTCTTCCGGACCTGCCGCGATCTCGGCATCGCCACCGTGGCCGTGTACTCCGACCCGGACGCGGCCGCCCCGCACGTCCGCGAGGCCGACACCGCCGTACACCTCCCGGGCGCCGCCCCGGCCGACACCTACCTGCGGGCGGACCTCATCGTCCGGGCCGCCCTGGAGGCCGGGGCCGACGCCGTCCACCCCGGCTACGGATTCCTCTCCGAGAGCGCGGAGTTCGCGCGGGCCGTCCTGGCGGCCGGGCTGACCTGGATCGGGCCGCCGCCCGAGGCGATCGCCGCGATGGGCTCCAAGACCGAGGCCAAGCGGCTGATGGCGGCCGCCGGGGTCCCGGTGCTCACCGTGGGGGCGGAGCCGACCGAGGCCGACCTGCCACTGCTGGTCAAGGCGGCGGCGGGCGGCGGCGGGCGCGGCATGCGCGTCGTCCGCGAACTCGCCCGGCTGCCCGAGGCGCTGGCAGCGGCTCGGACGGAGGCGGCGAAGGCCTTCGGATCGGACGAGGTCTTCTGCGAGCCGTACCTGCCGACGGGCCGCCATGTCGAGGTCCAGCTGATGGCCGACGCGCACGGCACGGTCTGGGCCCTGGGCGAACGGGACTGCTCGCTCCAGCGAAGGCACCAGAAGGTGATCGAGGAGGCGCCGGCGCCCGGCCTCGACGAGGCGCTGCGGGCGGAGCTGCACCGCGCTGCCGTCGACGCCGCCCGCGCGATCGGCTACACCGGGGCAGGAACGGCCGAGTTCCTGCTGGCCCCCGACGGCCGCTTCTACTTCCTGGAGATGAACACCCGCCTCCAGGTCGAACACCCCGTGACCGAGTGCGTCACCGGCCTGGACCTCGTCGCACTCCAACTCCGCGTCGCCGAGGGGGAGCGGCTCCCGGCCGAGCCGCCACCCGTCCGCGGCCACGCCATCGAGGCCCGCCTGTACGCCGAGGACCCGGGCCGCGACTGGCAGCCCCAGACCGGCACCCTCCATCGCCTCGAACTCACCGGTAGTCAGGTCGAGTTCACCACCACCTCGGAGGACACCGGCCTTCGCCTGGACTCGGGCGTGAGCAACGGCACGGAGGTCGGCGTCCACTACGACGCCATGCTCGCCAAGGTCATCGCCTGGGCCCCCACTCGGACCGCGGCCGCCCGGCGGCTCGCCGACGCGCTCAGCCGGGCCAGGATCCACGGCCTCGCCACCAACCGCGAGTTGCTGGTGGCGGCGCTGCGCCACCCGGCCTTCCTGGAAGCCCGCGTGCACACCGGCTTCCTCACCGAGCACGCCGACGGGCTCGCCCCCGGCCCCGGCAAACACACCCCGCTCGCCGCCCTCGCCGCCGCCCTCGCGGAGGCCGCCACCCGTCGTAGCCCCTTCCCCTCCGGTTGGCGCAACCTGCCCTCCCAGCCGCAGCTCAAGCGCTACCGCGGAGACGACGGCACCGAGCACGAAGTCCGCTACCGGCTCCTGCGCGAGGGCCTGAGCGCGGACGGCCACCCCGGCACCTCATTCGTCTCGGCGAGCCCGAGTCGCGTCACCCTGCGGACGGACGGCCTCACCCGGACCTTCGAGATCGCCCGGTACGGCAGCACCGTGCACGTCGACTCCGCGCTCGGCCCGGTCGCCCTGACCGTCGTGGACCGCTTCCCCGACCCCGCCGCCCACCACGACCCCGGCGCCCTGCTCGCCCCCATGCCGGGCACCGTCGTCCGTACCGCCGTGGCCCCCGGCGACACCGTCACCGCGGGCCAGGCGCTGCTCTGGCTGGAGGCGATGAAGATGGAGCACCGCGTCTGCGCCCCCGCCGACGGGCTGCTCACCGAACTGCGCGTCAGCCCAGGCCAGCAGGTGGAGCTGGGTGCCCTGCTCGCCGTCGTCCAGCCGGCCGAGTAA